Proteins co-encoded in one Papaver somniferum cultivar HN1 chromosome 5, ASM357369v1, whole genome shotgun sequence genomic window:
- the LOC113278961 gene encoding vinorine synthase-like: protein MNDMMMKVEVVSTELIKPSCPTPLHLKSFNLSYLDQIAPPSQIALLLYYSNDNNYRHRITSENDSSCTILKKSLAEALSKFIPWLLIQLPHVQDLAKISLPFDPFADSDEGNSTKVLSVQVNVFEDCGGIVIGLCISHKLADACSVITFINDWASIARAIATADHDQQIKGPIFEAQSLFPLKQFLTGFKPPTAPRIVAGDDVIVTKKFVFGSSKLAELKKKAKIISEIDDVHEQLNYQPTRVQALSALIWRCFIDTDQAKNKGANPTEVYLALFAINLRARMIPPLPLNSFGNVTSVALPMVMSKEVAGNKKNDQQYYPYLVGKVRDSIKKIDGDYVRDLQTSNAFLDGMKSFSENGPSAETLILSFTSWCRFPIYEANFGWGKPIWVGSCTLPMKNAVYLMDTNSSGDGIEAWVSLSKEDMNEFERHPELVAVVS from the exons ATGAACGATATGATGATGAAGGTTGAAGTAGTTTCAACAGAACTAATCAAACCTTCTTGTCCAACCCCCCTTCATCTTAAATCCTTCAACTTATCCTATCTTGATCAGATTGCTCCTCCATCTCAGATTGCTCTTCTTCTTTATTACAGTAACGATAACAACTACCGACATAGGATTACCAGTGAAAATGATAGTTCTTGCACGATACTTAAGAAATCCTTGGCAGAAGCGTTGAGCAAATTTATCCCTTGGCTG CTTATCCAACTTCCTCATGTGCAAGACCTCGCAAAGATATCTCTTCCATTTGATCCGTTTGCGGACTCTGATGAAGGAAATTCAACCAAAGTTTTATCAGTCCAGGTTAATGTTTTTGAGGATTGTGGTGGGATTGTCATTGGTTTGTGCATCTCGCACAAGTTGGCCGATGCGTGTTCAGTCATCACTTTTATCAACGACTGGGCTAGTATAGCTCGTGCTATTGCTACTGCTGATCATGATCAGCAAATCAAAGGTCCTATTTTCGAGGCACAATCATTATTTCCACTCAAACAGTTCTTAACGGGTTTCAAACCACCCACTGCACCAAGGATAGTTGCGGGGGATGATGTaatagttacaaagaaatttgtGTTTGGATCCTCCAAATTGGCAGAACTCAAGAAGAAAGCCAAAATCATCAGTGAGATTGACGATGTTCATGAGCAGCTCAACTACCAGCCAACTCGTGTTCAAGCCCTATCAGCTTTGATATGGAGGTGCTTCATTGATACAGATCAAGCCAAAAACAAGGGAGCTAATCCTACGGAAGTTTACCTAGCACTATTCGCAATAAATTTGAGGGCGAGGATGATTCCTCCATTGCCTTTAAACTCCTTCGGCAACGTGACAAGTGTTGCACTACCTATGGTCATGAGTAAGGAGGTGGCCGGTAACAAGAAAAATGATCAGCAGTACTACCCATACTTGGTAGGAAAAGTTAGAGACTCCATAAAGAAAATCGATGGAGACTACGTAAGAGATCTGCAAACAAGTAATGCGTTCTTAGATGGCATGAAGTCGTTCTCCGAAAATGGTCCAAGTGCAGAGACACTGATTCTAAGCTTCACCAGTTGGTGTAGGTTTCCAATATATGAAGCTAACTTTGGTTGGGGAAAGCCAATATGGGTAGGTTCTTGTACACTTCCTATGAAAAATGCTGTCTATTTGATGGATACTAATTCATCAGGAGACGGAATTGAAGCATGGGTGAGCTTGAGCAAAGAAGACATGAACGAATTCGAACGTCACCCAGAACTCGTCGCAGTTGTATCCTAG